The following proteins are encoded in a genomic region of bacterium:
- the glgA gene encoding glycogen synthase GlgA, whose protein sequence is MIRTKTEPKKAPTAARSRTRAKTVSEPRLKVLMVTAEAAPFAKVGGLGDVAGTLPPRLAELGMDVRVVLPCYREVRRRGHELMDTGVTMDMTHAGKPRHARLFRSDLMGTLYWFLDEPGYFDREGVYGPAGGEYPDSAERFSFLCRGAVEAAGALNFFPDILHVHDWHGALAPLYAGPGADAGRWARTVSILTIHNMAYQGVFGAEVLPSLNLPQDLFIRGIMEHRGDLNFLKAGIEVSDLITTVSPAYAAEITTAEYGCGLEGVLARRADRVHGVLNGIDYEEWDPSADSCIEAAFSVDDSSGRRVNRDVLRKQLGLNPDEGAPLFAFVGRLTDQKGADLLAGIVPKMVEDGSQVVVLGSGEPILEKSLMAAAQPYPGRVSVSIGFNERLARRIYAGSDFFLMPSRFEPCGLGQMIAMRYGSLPVVRATGGLGDTVRDVDKDKRGNGILFRRAAGEDLMEAVSRAAELFRSGRMPGLVTRIMAEDHSWKRSAGRYEDLYRKSLELKEGE, encoded by the coding sequence TTGATCCGGACGAAGACAGAACCGAAGAAGGCGCCAACAGCGGCAAGGTCCAGGACCAGGGCGAAGACTGTGTCTGAGCCCCGGCTGAAGGTGCTCATGGTCACCGCCGAGGCGGCCCCTTTCGCCAAGGTCGGCGGGCTGGGGGACGTGGCCGGGACCTTGCCGCCCCGCCTGGCCGAGCTGGGCATGGACGTCCGGGTGGTCCTCCCCTGTTACCGTGAAGTGCGCCGGCGCGGCCACGAACTCATGGACACCGGTGTAACCATGGATATGACCCATGCCGGGAAGCCGCGGCACGCACGTCTGTTTAGATCGGATCTGATGGGGACGTTGTACTGGTTCCTCGACGAGCCCGGTTATTTCGACCGGGAAGGGGTTTACGGCCCGGCAGGAGGCGAGTACCCCGACAGCGCCGAACGGTTTTCCTTTCTCTGCAGGGGAGCGGTCGAGGCAGCCGGGGCCTTGAATTTTTTTCCGGACATCCTGCACGTACACGACTGGCACGGCGCCCTGGCCCCCCTTTACGCCGGGCCGGGAGCGGATGCCGGGCGGTGGGCGCGCACGGTGTCGATCCTGACCATACACAACATGGCCTACCAGGGGGTTTTCGGGGCCGAGGTCCTCCCATCCCTGAATCTTCCGCAGGACCTTTTCATCCGCGGTATCATGGAACACAGGGGGGATCTCAACTTTCTCAAGGCCGGCATCGAGGTGTCGGACCTCATCACCACGGTTTCCCCTGCCTACGCGGCGGAGATCACGACAGCCGAGTACGGCTGCGGCCTGGAGGGTGTCCTCGCCAGGCGGGCCGACAGGGTGCATGGCGTGCTCAACGGTATCGATTACGAAGAGTGGGACCCTTCCGCCGACAGCTGCATAGAGGCTGCCTTCTCGGTGGACGACAGTTCCGGCCGTCGGGTCAACAGGGACGTTTTGAGAAAACAGCTCGGTCTCAACCCCGATGAGGGCGCGCCCCTGTTTGCCTTCGTGGGACGCCTGACGGACCAGAAGGGGGCCGATCTGCTGGCCGGGATCGTCCCGAAGATGGTTGAGGACGGCAGCCAGGTCGTTGTCCTGGGGAGCGGGGAGCCGATCCTGGAAAAGTCCCTCATGGCCGCGGCGCAGCCGTATCCGGGCCGGGTGTCGGTCAGCATCGGTTTCAACGAGAGACTGGCCAGGCGGATCTACGCGGGCTCGGACTTTTTCCTCATGCCGTCCCGGTTCGAGCCTTGCGGCCTCGGGCAGATGATCGCCATGAGGTACGGTTCCCTGCCTGTCGTCAGGGCCACGGGTGGGCTTGGGGACACTGTGAGGGATGTGGATAAGGATAAAAGGGGAAACGGGATCCTTTTCCGGCGAGCCGCCGGGGAGGATCTCATGGAAGCCGTTTCGAGGGCCGCGGAGCTGTTTCGGTCAGGCAGGATGCCCG